Proteins encoded by one window of Streptomyces sp. ALI-76-A:
- a CDS encoding alpha-L-fucosidase — protein MQESSSFARRRVLGAATGAAAAGVISAAAPSTAASSATDTAEKAAVGAGTDGVWGVVPDPVPVPLDAYADNDGIDTASARGGDFDGSGYTYPGEELPTGRVEVDGVPYLFPSSAPGADNVVAMGQRIELPQGRHLSLLFLTAGSYGDAAGTATVHYADGSTTAAQLSGSDWYATGGSLSAPYRYRPDGTRDEHRVGIGSAEVWCDPRREAVAVTLPTTNRPEADKTSLHVFALTVQPAAQGKALALRNARSTVSLLEPTGAQSVEATVVNAGTEPVRAADGVTVRVDVPGARTVRPAPVRRLDPGEQSRLRIGIRRRGQTAPGTQQDGRVIAAGRGGQAAVEPSRLTLGVADYEPTDTSLARHQAPYWFSDAKFGIFIHWGVYSVPAWSPVGKQYAEWYWNHMQDQNNAVYAYHARTYGEDFAYDDFIPMFRAERFDPRAWVELFREAGAQYHVLTSKHHEGFALWDTKISDRSSVKMGPKRDLVRELFDASAKYTPELHRGLYFSMPEWFNPDHPWMGHAPRNPYTLDPLPYTGHVSGKDYVKGYQAPQMLELIHDYAPELLWCDIGGVNDSRTVLAEYFNQAKNSRDPLDVTVNDRSGIPFHDFTTPEYTTYANTVVAKWESSRGLDPYSYGYNRATPDDAYMTTEEVVRNLVDIVSKNGNLLLDIGPRADGTIPEVMQTRLRETGHWLKTNGEAIYGTTYWSRMAQLGQDLRFTVRQGSAFYIHSLVAPGSRLTVEAPVPVRSGDKVTMLGHDRPLTWNVRGGALVIDVPAAARAAGEHVWVFKVEWRG, from the coding sequence GGACACCGCGGAGAAGGCGGCCGTCGGGGCCGGCACGGACGGCGTCTGGGGCGTCGTCCCGGATCCGGTGCCCGTGCCGCTCGACGCCTACGCCGACAACGACGGCATCGACACCGCCTCCGCGCGCGGCGGCGACTTCGACGGCTCCGGCTACACGTACCCCGGGGAGGAACTCCCCACCGGGCGCGTCGAAGTGGACGGCGTGCCCTACCTCTTCCCCTCGTCCGCCCCCGGTGCCGACAACGTGGTCGCGATGGGGCAGCGCATTGAACTGCCCCAAGGCCGCCACCTGTCGCTGTTGTTCCTGACGGCCGGCAGTTACGGCGACGCGGCCGGTACGGCGACCGTGCACTACGCCGACGGTTCGACAACCGCGGCCCAGCTCAGCGGCAGCGACTGGTACGCGACGGGAGGCTCGCTCTCCGCGCCGTACCGCTACCGCCCGGACGGCACCAGGGACGAGCACCGCGTCGGCATCGGCTCGGCGGAGGTGTGGTGCGACCCCCGGCGCGAGGCGGTCGCGGTCACGCTCCCCACCACCAACCGGCCCGAGGCCGACAAGACCTCTCTCCACGTGTTCGCGCTCACCGTCCAGCCGGCCGCCCAGGGGAAGGCGCTGGCACTGCGCAACGCCCGCTCCACGGTGTCACTGCTGGAGCCCACCGGCGCCCAGAGTGTCGAGGCGACGGTCGTCAACGCGGGCACGGAACCCGTCCGGGCGGCCGACGGCGTGACCGTGCGCGTGGACGTGCCCGGCGCCCGCACAGTGCGGCCGGCGCCGGTGCGGCGCCTCGATCCGGGCGAGCAGAGCCGGCTCCGCATCGGGATACGCCGCCGGGGACAGACGGCACCCGGAACCCAGCAGGACGGCCGTGTCATCGCCGCCGGCCGCGGGGGACAGGCCGCCGTGGAGCCCAGCAGGCTCACCCTCGGCGTGGCCGACTACGAACCGACGGACACCTCCCTGGCCCGGCACCAGGCGCCGTACTGGTTCAGCGACGCCAAGTTCGGCATCTTCATCCACTGGGGCGTCTACTCCGTTCCGGCCTGGTCGCCCGTCGGCAAGCAGTACGCCGAGTGGTACTGGAACCACATGCAGGACCAGAACAACGCCGTGTACGCCTACCATGCGCGGACGTACGGGGAGGACTTCGCCTACGACGACTTCATCCCCATGTTCCGCGCCGAGCGGTTCGACCCGCGGGCGTGGGTGGAGCTGTTCCGGGAGGCGGGCGCGCAGTACCACGTGCTGACCTCGAAACACCACGAGGGCTTCGCCCTGTGGGACACCAAGATCTCCGACCGCAGCTCGGTGAAGATGGGACCGAAGCGGGATCTGGTGCGCGAACTCTTCGACGCGTCGGCGAAGTACACACCCGAACTGCACCGCGGGCTGTACTTCTCGATGCCGGAGTGGTTCAACCCCGACCACCCCTGGATGGGTCACGCTCCGCGCAACCCCTACACCCTGGACCCCCTGCCCTACACCGGACACGTCTCCGGCAAGGACTACGTGAAGGGCTACCAGGCCCCGCAGATGCTGGAGTTGATCCACGACTACGCCCCGGAGCTGCTGTGGTGCGACATCGGCGGGGTCAATGACAGCCGCACCGTCCTGGCCGAGTACTTCAACCAGGCGAAGAACAGCCGTGATCCGCTCGACGTCACCGTCAACGACCGGTCCGGGATTCCCTTCCACGACTTCACCACCCCCGAGTACACGACCTACGCGAACACCGTGGTGGCGAAGTGGGAGTCCAGCCGGGGCCTCGACCCCTACAGCTACGGCTACAACCGCGCCACTCCCGACGACGCCTACATGACCACCGAGGAAGTCGTCCGCAACCTCGTCGACATCGTGTCCAAGAACGGCAACCTGCTCCTCGACATCGGCCCGCGCGCCGACGGCACCATTCCCGAGGTCATGCAGACGCGACTGCGCGAGACCGGCCACTGGCTCAAGACCAACGGCGAGGCGATCTACGGGACCACGTACTGGTCCCGTATGGCCCAGCTCGGGCAGGACCTGCGCTTCACGGTGCGGCAGGGCAGCGCGTTCTACATCCACTCCCTCGTCGCCCCGGGCAGCCGGCTGACCGTCGAGGCGCCGGTGCCCGTCCGCAGCGGGGACAAGGTCACGATGCTGGGCCACGACCGGCCGCTGACCTGGAACGTGCGAGGCGGAGCGCTGGTCATCGACGTGCCCGCGGCAGCGCGAGCGGCAGGGGAACACGTCTGGGTCTTCAAGGTGGAGTGGCGCGGCTGA